One window of Mesorhizobium loti R88b genomic DNA carries:
- a CDS encoding helix-turn-helix transcriptional regulator: MKNADEARESGVSRGVDRTARYVLDIIPESAGPRRATARGSIIHSIRSPGSQKFLAKEHSAGIVLRPGRKFRASLGSDRITEYDAPVGCLIINPAGVDSTFAWSETRENAVVSISPEALSELAAHESDIVNTEFEPPAFGTVDLRALNIAQMITAELTGTLPPNELYLDSLLTVFGVHLLRTYTSRSRQAVLPKGGLSAVGARRVREYLDENFVRKVMVAELASVAGVSPNHFIARFARTFGMPPHRYLINLRLDLAEKLLVDGELAIAEVAYLAGFSDQSHLAATIKKYRGRTPTFYAPVKT; this comes from the coding sequence ATGAAAAATGCGGACGAGGCTCGGGAGAGCGGCGTTTCCCGAGGCGTCGATCGGACAGCCCGATATGTACTGGACATCATTCCAGAAAGTGCAGGTCCCAGACGCGCCACGGCGCGCGGCAGCATCATCCATTCCATCCGCAGTCCCGGGTCGCAGAAATTCCTGGCCAAGGAACATTCGGCGGGAATTGTGCTGAGACCGGGACGCAAATTCAGGGCCTCGCTCGGCAGCGACAGGATCACCGAATACGATGCGCCGGTCGGATGCCTCATCATCAATCCCGCAGGCGTCGACAGCACCTTCGCCTGGTCCGAGACGAGGGAAAACGCCGTCGTCTCCATATCGCCGGAAGCGCTATCGGAACTGGCGGCTCATGAGTCCGATATCGTCAACACAGAGTTCGAGCCGCCTGCGTTCGGCACGGTCGACCTGAGGGCCCTCAACATAGCCCAGATGATCACCGCCGAGCTGACCGGGACGCTGCCTCCAAACGAGCTTTATCTGGATTCGCTGCTGACGGTGTTCGGCGTGCATCTGCTGCGCACCTACACGAGCCGCAGCAGGCAGGCCGTGTTGCCCAAAGGCGGGCTCTCCGCCGTTGGCGCTCGGCGCGTGCGCGAATATCTCGACGAGAACTTCGTGCGAAAAGTCATGGTCGCTGAACTGGCTTCCGTCGCGGGGGTTTCCCCCAATCATTTCATCGCAAGGTTCGCCAGGACGTTCGGGATGCCGCCGCATCGCTATCTGATCAATCTGCGCCTTGACTTGGCGGAAAAGCTGCTCGTCGACGGCGAACTCGCAATTGCCGAAGTCGCCTACCTCGCCGGGTTTTCGGATCAGAGCCATCTGGCCGCGACCATAAAGAAGTACAGAGGACGGACGCCGACCTTCTATGCTCCAGTCAAGACCTGA
- a CDS encoding phospholipase D-like domain-containing protein — protein MFETIATHWPHILAIISVVMATIGIAHAVMTKEDVRAATGWVGIMLLSPILGVLIYAVAGINRIRRATITAQRPLAGDAVSAKHERDIAAEEALIVERYGQRFTGLRTLGDRVARRTLNPGNAIDVLETGDEAYAAMCAAIDGAERSVLLETYIFDNDAVGLLFVEALAGAVQRGVTVRVLIDAVGARYSVPSILGHLRRANIPADVFNGNIVMGLRLPYANLRTHRKIVVVDGAVAFTGGMNIRKGFSAEFAGSNSARDTHFKVTGPVVADLFSIAAEDWRFATKEALKGDAWRIAPLSPSPGVPMLVRAVASGPDASNETNHKLLIGAFSVARKSIRLMSPYFLPDRELISALITAARRGVEIDIVVPAVNNLFLVDRAMTAQFDQVLKHYCRVWRAEGPFDHSKLLSIDGVWAYVGSSNLDARSLRLNFEIDLEVLDAGFAKEIEARIGSAMTSAIPVTLETLRARPFLVRLFDRVLWLGSPYL, from the coding sequence ATGTTCGAAACTATTGCGACTCACTGGCCCCATATCCTGGCGATCATCTCGGTGGTGATGGCGACCATTGGTATTGCCCATGCCGTCATGACCAAGGAGGATGTCCGCGCGGCCACCGGCTGGGTCGGCATCATGCTGCTGTCGCCGATCCTTGGCGTGCTGATTTACGCCGTTGCCGGCATCAACCGCATCCGCCGTGCCACCATCACCGCACAGCGCCCGCTTGCCGGCGATGCGGTGTCGGCCAAGCACGAGCGCGACATCGCCGCCGAGGAAGCCTTGATTGTCGAGCGCTACGGCCAGCGGTTCACCGGTCTGCGGACACTGGGCGACAGGGTGGCTCGGCGCACGCTCAATCCGGGCAATGCCATTGATGTGCTGGAGACCGGCGACGAGGCCTATGCCGCCATGTGCGCGGCGATCGATGGCGCCGAGCGCAGCGTCCTGCTCGAGACCTATATTTTCGACAATGACGCCGTCGGCCTGCTTTTCGTCGAAGCGCTGGCCGGCGCTGTCCAGCGCGGCGTCACCGTCCGCGTTCTGATCGATGCCGTCGGCGCCCGCTATTCCGTCCCCAGCATTCTGGGGCATCTGCGCCGCGCCAACATTCCCGCCGATGTCTTCAACGGCAACATCGTCATGGGCCTGCGCCTGCCCTATGCCAATCTGAGGACGCACCGGAAGATCGTGGTGGTCGACGGCGCCGTCGCCTTCACCGGCGGCATGAACATCCGCAAGGGCTTTTCCGCCGAGTTCGCCGGCTCGAACAGCGCCAGGGACACGCATTTCAAGGTGACCGGGCCGGTTGTCGCCGACCTGTTCTCGATCGCCGCGGAAGACTGGCGCTTCGCCACCAAGGAGGCGCTGAAGGGCGATGCCTGGCGCATCGCACCTTTGTCGCCCTCGCCCGGCGTGCCGATGCTGGTGCGGGCTGTTGCGTCCGGTCCCGATGCCAGCAACGAGACCAACCACAAGCTGCTGATCGGCGCCTTCTCCGTCGCCCGCAAATCGATCCGCCTGATGTCGCCCTATTTCCTGCCGGACCGGGAGCTGATCAGCGCGCTGATCACCGCTGCACGCCGCGGTGTCGAGATCGACATCGTCGTGCCAGCGGTGAACAACCTTTTCCTTGTCGACCGGGCGATGACGGCGCAATTCGATCAGGTGCTGAAGCACTATTGCCGCGTCTGGCGCGCCGAGGGGCCGTTCGATCATTCGAAACTGCTGTCGATCGACGGCGTGTGGGCCTATGTCGGTTCGTCCAATCTTGATGCCCGCTCGCTGCGGCTGAATTTCGAGATCGACCTGGAGGTCCTCGACGCCGGCTTTGCCAAAGAGATCGAGGCGCGGATCGGATCGGCTATGACCTCAGCCATACCGGTGACACTCGAAACCCTGCGCGCCCGGCCCTTCCTTGTCAGGCTGTTCGACCGGGTGCTTTGGCTGGGATCGCCCTATCTTTAA
- a CDS encoding MdtA/MuxA family multidrug efflux RND transporter periplasmic adaptor subunit, giving the protein MDQQLEMPLQTTVTPRRSRGWIPWLIFIAVVAATGAYLYQRPHVEARQPGGRRGGQPTTIGAAAIEKGTIDVTLNALGTVTSLSTVTVKSQVTGPLIQVNFKEGQDVKKGDLLAEIDPRPFQAALAQAQGQLVRDQAMLKDAGLDLVRDQKLVAQGAATPQTLDAQVALVAQDQGSVQVDQAMIQTATLNLDYCRILAPVDGRAGLRQVDEGNYVTPGDANGIVIITQVQPISVLFTVPEDELPAIAQRMQQGATLPTSAFDRAGVKKLADGQLETFDSQIDPSTGTIKLRASFANDTRVLYPNQFVNVALLVDEHKDVAIVPIAAIQRGLPGTFVYLVNPDSTVSVRKITLGVTNGERVEILAGLNPGDRVVVDGADKLRDGAHINLQQDGQAPSPAQSSPQAPSQPSTPAAAATTPPAQAQPGAQSPPDQPAADAPNPDSSGRHKGKGHKHRHSDSGQPDSGQPNSGQAESGQQQ; this is encoded by the coding sequence ATGGACCAGCAACTGGAAATGCCCCTGCAGACGACCGTCACGCCACGCCGTTCGCGTGGCTGGATCCCGTGGCTGATCTTCATTGCCGTTGTCGCCGCGACCGGCGCCTATCTCTATCAGCGTCCGCATGTCGAGGCCAGACAGCCCGGCGGCAGGCGCGGCGGGCAGCCGACGACGATCGGTGCCGCCGCCATCGAAAAGGGCACGATAGACGTCACCCTCAACGCTCTCGGCACGGTCACGTCGCTCTCCACCGTCACCGTCAAGTCGCAGGTCACCGGCCCGCTCATCCAGGTGAATTTCAAGGAAGGCCAGGACGTAAAGAAGGGCGACCTGCTGGCTGAGATCGATCCCCGCCCGTTCCAGGCGGCGCTCGCCCAGGCCCAGGGTCAGCTGGTGCGTGACCAGGCCATGCTCAAGGATGCCGGGCTCGACCTCGTCCGCGACCAGAAGCTGGTCGCCCAGGGGGCGGCAACGCCGCAGACCCTCGACGCGCAGGTCGCCCTTGTCGCGCAGGACCAGGGCTCCGTTCAGGTCGACCAGGCGATGATACAGACCGCCACTCTCAATCTCGACTATTGCCGCATCCTGGCGCCGGTCGACGGACGCGCCGGCCTGCGTCAGGTCGACGAGGGCAATTATGTGACGCCGGGCGACGCCAATGGCATCGTCATCATTACCCAGGTGCAGCCGATCAGTGTGCTGTTCACCGTGCCCGAGGACGAATTGCCGGCCATCGCGCAACGCATGCAGCAGGGCGCCACGCTGCCCACCTCTGCCTTCGACCGCGCCGGCGTCAAGAAGCTTGCCGACGGCCAGCTCGAGACCTTCGACAGTCAGATCGACCCGAGCACCGGCACGATCAAACTACGCGCCAGCTTCGCCAATGACACACGCGTCCTCTACCCCAACCAGTTCGTCAACGTCGCGCTGCTGGTCGACGAGCACAAGGACGTGGCGATCGTCCCGATCGCCGCGATCCAGCGCGGCCTGCCCGGCACCTTCGTCTACCTGGTCAACCCAGACAGCACCGTTTCCGTGCGCAAGATCACGCTGGGCGTCACCAATGGCGAGCGTGTCGAGATCCTCGCCGGCCTGAACCCCGGCGACCGTGTCGTCGTCGACGGCGCCGACAAACTGCGCGACGGCGCCCATATCAACCTTCAGCAGGACGGCCAGGCGCCGAGCCCGGCGCAGTCCTCGCCACAGGCACCCTCTCAGCCATCAACACCCGCAGCGGCAGCGACAACCCCGCCAGCTCAAGCCCAACCTGGCGCTCAATCCCCACCCGACCAGCCAGCAGCGGATGCGCCAAATCCGGACAGCTCAGGCAGACACAAGGGCAAGGGCCACAAGCATCGACATTCGGACTCGGGACAGCCGGACTCGGGGCAGCCAAATTCGGGTCAAGCGGAGTCCGGGCAGCAGCAATGA
- a CDS encoding endonuclease/exonuclease/phosphatase family protein, which yields MQKANADAHKATATTGTLVASYNVHKCIGVDRKFDPERTSRVIREIDPDVIALQEADNRFGDRDGLLDLPRLERETGLVPVPISATGKGHGWHGNVLLFKKGVVRDVHQIRLPGLEPRGAVVAEIDLDGNRTLRIIAAHLGLLRHSRSQQARVVLDIMSSADEKPTLLLGDLNEWRLGNRSALNTLHATFGPQPPAVPTFPSNLPLLALDRIMTNRHGMIAAVEAHDTPLSRVASDHLPLTAFVRL from the coding sequence ATGCAGAAGGCAAACGCCGACGCGCACAAGGCGACCGCCACCACCGGCACGCTGGTCGCTTCCTACAACGTCCACAAATGCATCGGCGTCGATCGCAAGTTCGACCCGGAGCGGACCAGCCGCGTCATCCGCGAAATCGACCCCGACGTCATCGCCCTGCAGGAGGCGGACAACCGTTTCGGCGACCGCGACGGGCTTCTCGATCTGCCGCGCCTCGAACGGGAAACCGGCCTGGTGCCGGTGCCGATTTCAGCCACCGGCAAGGGCCATGGCTGGCACGGCAATGTCCTGCTGTTCAAGAAGGGCGTCGTGCGTGACGTGCATCAGATCAGGCTTCCGGGCCTGGAACCGCGCGGCGCGGTGGTGGCCGAGATCGACCTCGACGGAAACCGGACATTGCGCATCATCGCCGCCCATCTCGGCCTGCTGCGCCACTCGCGCTCCCAGCAGGCCCGTGTCGTGCTCGACATCATGAGCAGCGCCGATGAAAAGCCGACGCTGCTGCTTGGCGACCTCAACGAATGGCGGCTCGGCAACCGCTCCGCGCTCAACACGCTGCACGCGACGTTCGGGCCGCAGCCGCCGGCGGTCCCCACCTTCCCCTCGAACCTGCCGCTGCTGGCGCTCGACCGGATCATGACCAATCGGCACGGAATGATCGCGGCGGTGGAAGCGCATGATACGCCGCTCTCGCGCGTTGCCTCCGACCATCTGCCGCTGACGGCCTTCGTTCGTCTATAG